Proteins encoded by one window of Chromobacterium violaceum ATCC 12472:
- the fliJ gene encoding flagellar export protein FliJ, translated as MNPPIRQLDLLLRLRERDGERLETELAAKRRLQERYRRNIERLDQLSAASGPSAAAGHPALALNCAGYKRHLLDLRQSQQQDLQLAQADAEVSQSRLQDARRREEQVKLLREEKLLEWRTAQSRAEQKRTDEAAGQAWMRGRG; from the coding sequence ATGAACCCGCCGATACGACAACTGGATCTGCTGCTCAGGCTGCGCGAACGCGACGGCGAGCGGCTGGAGACCGAGCTGGCCGCCAAGCGGCGGCTGCAGGAGCGCTATCGGCGCAATATCGAGCGCCTGGACCAGCTCAGCGCGGCCAGCGGCCCGAGCGCGGCGGCCGGCCACCCGGCGCTGGCGCTCAATTGCGCCGGCTACAAGCGCCACCTGCTGGATCTGCGCCAGTCGCAGCAACAGGATCTGCAGCTGGCGCAGGCCGACGCCGAAGTCAGCCAGTCGCGCTTGCAGGACGCGCGCCGGCGCGAAGAGCAGGTCAAGCTGCTGCGCGAGGAAAAACTGCTGGAATGGCGGACTGCGCAGAGTCGGGCCGAGCAGAAGCGCACCGACGAAGCCGCCGGCCAGGCCTGGATGAGGGGACGCGGCTAG
- the fliI gene encoding flagellar protein export ATPase FliI, protein MLRQALSQLSVPDTPVATVSGKLVGVNGLLLESVGCPLQTGQRCLVETAGGGWLQAQVVGFRREVSFLMPFKKPVGLATGARVLPAPDNGGLMIGDGWLGRIVNGLGEPLDGKGRLGGDAPLAAHPPQINPLKKKPVDTPLDVGVRAINGFLTMGRGQRVGLFAGSGVGKSVLLGMITRHTEAEVVVVGLIGERGREVREFVEHALGAEGLAKAVLVVAPADESPLMRLKATELCHTIAAHYRDRGRNVLLLVDSLTRYAMAQREVALALGEPPATRGYPPSVFGLLPSLAESAGNGEGGAGSMSAIYTVLAEGDDQQDPVVDTARAILDGHIVLSRELAERGHYPAIDISRSVSRCMSQLIDADHAAVARELRGAWSRYQEVRGLLPLGAYVPGADPATDRALRLQPRIEALLCQDAGEAAPYAECLSRLQELASA, encoded by the coding sequence ATGCTGCGTCAGGCGCTTAGCCAGCTCTCCGTGCCGGACACGCCGGTCGCCACCGTCAGCGGCAAGCTGGTGGGCGTCAACGGCTTGCTGCTGGAAAGCGTGGGCTGCCCGCTGCAGACCGGCCAGCGCTGCCTGGTGGAAACCGCCGGCGGCGGCTGGCTGCAGGCGCAGGTGGTGGGCTTCCGCCGGGAAGTGTCCTTCCTGATGCCGTTCAAGAAGCCGGTCGGCCTCGCCACCGGCGCGCGGGTGCTGCCGGCGCCGGACAACGGCGGGCTGATGATAGGCGACGGCTGGCTCGGCCGCATCGTCAACGGCCTGGGCGAGCCGCTGGACGGCAAGGGCCGCCTGGGCGGCGACGCGCCGCTGGCCGCCCATCCGCCGCAGATCAATCCCTTGAAGAAAAAACCGGTCGATACGCCGCTGGACGTCGGCGTGCGCGCGATCAACGGCTTCCTGACCATGGGCCGCGGCCAGCGCGTCGGCCTGTTCGCCGGCTCCGGCGTCGGCAAGAGCGTGCTGTTGGGCATGATCACCCGCCACACGGAGGCTGAGGTCGTCGTCGTCGGGCTGATCGGCGAGCGCGGCCGCGAGGTGCGCGAGTTCGTCGAGCACGCGCTGGGGGCGGAAGGACTGGCCAAGGCGGTGCTGGTGGTGGCGCCGGCCGACGAGTCGCCGCTGATGCGGCTGAAGGCCACCGAGCTGTGCCACACCATCGCCGCCCATTACCGCGACCGCGGCCGCAACGTGCTGTTGCTGGTCGATTCCCTGACCCGTTACGCGATGGCGCAGCGCGAAGTGGCGCTGGCGCTGGGCGAGCCGCCGGCCACGCGCGGCTATCCGCCGTCGGTGTTCGGCCTGCTCCCCAGCCTGGCCGAGAGCGCCGGCAACGGCGAGGGCGGCGCGGGCAGCATGAGCGCGATCTACACCGTGCTGGCCGAAGGCGACGACCAGCAAGACCCGGTGGTGGATACCGCCCGCGCCATCCTGGACGGCCATATCGTATTGAGCCGGGAATTGGCCGAGCGCGGCCATTACCCGGCGATAGACATTTCCCGCTCGGTCAGCCGCTGCATGAGCCAGCTGATCGACGCCGACCACGCCGCCGTCGCGCGCGAGCTGCGCGGTGCCTGGAGCCGTTACCAGGAAGTGCGCGGCTTGCTGCCGCTGGGCGCTTACGTGCCCGGCGCCGATCCGGCCACCGACCGCGCGCTGCGGCTGCAGCCGCGCATCGAGGCGCTGCTGTGTCAGGATGCCGGCGAGGCGGCGCCCTACGCCGAGTGCCTGAGCCGACTGCAGGAGCTCGCCAGCGCATGA
- a CDS encoding flagellar hook-length control protein FliK, which translates to MSRVAPPQSAPASSAQAGNGDAAVGQAMDGLAWMDADPAIGFADAMSDAGARQPPPEDEPESAPAARDAAPLAAVVRQDLPVAPAAVDQNAAAGDGADGKAQAGKPVDAAALSPALLPQTWQALMPRQAPPPAAAEFAVDVGERLAPALDAAAKPADKALQAQLPEMALPREAAPRLDGLAAVLPQIHPAEAGKPAESFSLALPPSQPESWSGKLQAALGERLQAMPAQNMDRATLRLDPPSLGTLEISLRHQAGALTVELTASHGEVVRQLQGIGEALRQDLGGRQYTQVAVEVREGMPSGHGQGGRQGREQQAQQQPGRALSEQGWQAAGGFQLDQG; encoded by the coding sequence ATGAGCAGAGTGGCACCGCCGCAATCCGCTCCCGCTTCCTCCGCGCAGGCGGGGAACGGCGACGCGGCTGTCGGCCAGGCGATGGACGGCCTGGCGTGGATGGATGCCGATCCGGCAATCGGCTTCGCCGACGCGATGTCCGATGCCGGCGCGCGGCAGCCACCGCCTGAAGATGAGCCGGAGTCGGCTCCGGCGGCGCGCGATGCGGCGCCGCTGGCGGCTGTCGTCCGCCAGGACTTGCCGGTCGCGCCGGCCGCCGTCGATCAGAACGCCGCGGCGGGAGACGGCGCGGACGGGAAGGCGCAGGCGGGCAAACCGGTGGATGCCGCGGCGCTGAGCCCGGCGCTGCTGCCGCAGACCTGGCAGGCGCTGATGCCGCGGCAGGCGCCGCCGCCAGCCGCTGCCGAGTTCGCTGTCGATGTCGGCGAACGGCTGGCTCCGGCGCTGGATGCCGCGGCCAAGCCGGCAGACAAGGCCTTGCAGGCGCAGTTGCCGGAGATGGCGCTGCCGCGGGAGGCCGCGCCGCGCCTGGACGGCTTGGCCGCGGTCTTGCCGCAGATCCATCCGGCCGAAGCCGGCAAGCCGGCGGAGAGCTTCAGCCTGGCCTTGCCGCCGTCCCAGCCGGAAAGCTGGAGCGGCAAGCTGCAGGCCGCACTGGGGGAGCGTTTGCAGGCTATGCCCGCGCAGAATATGGACCGGGCGACGCTGCGGCTGGACCCGCCGTCGCTGGGCACGCTGGAAATCTCCCTGCGCCACCAGGCGGGCGCGCTGACGGTGGAGCTGACCGCGTCGCACGGCGAGGTGGTGCGCCAGCTGCAGGGCATAGGCGAGGCGTTGCGCCAGGACCTGGGCGGCCGTCAGTACACCCAGGTGGCGGTGGAGGTGCGCGAAGGCATGCCGTCCGGCCACGGCCAGGGCGGCCGCCAGGGACGGGAACAGCAGGCGCAGCAGCAGCCGGGCCGCGCGCTGAGCGAGCAGGGCTGGCAGGCTGCCGGCGGATTTCAACTGGATCAGGGCTGA
- the fliD gene encoding flagellar filament capping protein FliD: MAIDFNAMPPSTWAENLARNQLSKLQTQLDTQTKSAKARTDALSQLQKALQDYKSSLATLTGKKSLVAMNAAATPDGMASVTAKGNAAAGNYSVFVEQLASSQQLLMGDLAGATAKAGDKFTVKLAGGESFDVALDGSDRDNDGKLSPSELALAINRASGNAGKVNAMVLNNNGVSQLVLSAGKSGEKNTISLDLSGVGDAGLKSGLSAPKELSKAQDAVVWLGGKTNGVRLQQGSNTFDNIEGVSFTVNKVSKDTDPPLQISVSRGDSDTTANVQSFVDAYNKVYKAITDLSQPGSNGKPGAPFADDSSIRGLRSQLNAILRQPFDGVTQGQLGIKATRDGTLELDSKKLGETLKATPDALDRFFNGASQNGALKQSADYLDKWLNGSNGMLKLRRDSEDRNQKDLGRRQDALQKTFDQTYNRYLAQFTKLQSMQDQMTQTMGMLNSNFI; the protein is encoded by the coding sequence ATGGCGATCGACTTCAACGCGATGCCGCCCTCCACCTGGGCGGAAAACCTGGCGCGCAACCAGTTGAGCAAGTTGCAGACTCAGTTGGACACCCAGACCAAGAGCGCCAAGGCGCGCACCGACGCGCTGAGCCAGTTGCAGAAGGCGCTTCAGGACTACAAGAGCAGTCTGGCCACGCTGACCGGCAAGAAGAGCCTGGTGGCGATGAACGCCGCCGCCACCCCGGACGGCATGGCCTCGGTCACCGCCAAGGGCAACGCCGCCGCCGGCAATTACAGCGTGTTCGTCGAGCAGCTGGCCAGTTCCCAGCAGCTGCTGATGGGCGATCTGGCGGGCGCCACGGCCAAGGCCGGCGACAAGTTCACCGTCAAGCTGGCCGGCGGCGAGAGCTTCGACGTGGCGCTGGACGGTTCCGACCGCGATAACGATGGCAAGCTTTCTCCGAGCGAGCTGGCGCTGGCAATCAACCGCGCCAGCGGCAACGCCGGCAAGGTCAACGCGATGGTGCTGAACAACAACGGCGTCAGCCAACTGGTGCTGTCGGCCGGCAAGAGCGGCGAAAAGAACACCATTTCCCTGGATTTGAGCGGCGTCGGCGATGCCGGCCTGAAGAGTGGCCTGTCCGCGCCCAAGGAATTGAGCAAGGCGCAGGACGCCGTTGTCTGGCTGGGCGGCAAGACCAATGGCGTCAGGCTGCAGCAGGGCTCCAACACCTTCGACAACATCGAAGGCGTCAGCTTCACCGTCAACAAGGTCAGCAAGGATACCGATCCGCCGCTGCAGATTTCCGTCAGCCGCGGCGACAGCGACACCACCGCCAACGTCCAGTCCTTCGTCGATGCGTACAACAAGGTCTACAAGGCGATTACCGACCTGTCGCAACCGGGCAGCAATGGCAAGCCGGGCGCGCCCTTCGCCGACGACTCCAGCATCCGCGGCTTGCGGAGCCAGCTCAACGCCATCCTGCGCCAGCCCTTTGACGGCGTCACCCAGGGCCAGCTGGGCATCAAGGCGACGCGGGACGGCACGCTGGAGCTGGACAGCAAGAAGCTCGGCGAAACCTTGAAGGCTACGCCCGACGCGCTGGACCGCTTCTTCAACGGCGCGAGCCAGAACGGCGCGCTGAAGCAGAGCGCCGACTACCTGGACAAGTGGCTGAACGGCAGCAACGGCATGCTCAAGCTGCGCCGCGACAGCGAGGATCGCAACCAGAAAGATTTGGGCCGGCGGCAGGACGCGTTGCAGAAGACCTTCGATCAGACCTACAACCGCTACCTGGCGCAATTCACCAAATTGCAGAGCATGCAGGATCAGATGACCCAGACCATGGGCATGCTCAATTCCAACTTCATCTGA
- the fliS gene encoding flagellar export chaperone FliS, protein MDYDAYRSYHAVNLEAQTGAASQIELVLVLFDGLLEEIARARGHLQHQRFEQKGESISKCINILNGLSSALDFESGGEVVTNLARLYDYCAHRLYQASVELDAAALDEAEKLLVTLKGGWVGVRDQNAAA, encoded by the coding sequence GTGGATTACGACGCCTATCGCAGCTACCACGCGGTCAATCTGGAAGCCCAGACCGGCGCCGCCAGCCAGATCGAGCTGGTGCTGGTGCTGTTCGACGGCCTTCTGGAAGAGATCGCCCGCGCGCGCGGCCACTTGCAGCACCAGCGCTTCGAACAAAAGGGCGAGAGCATCAGCAAGTGCATCAACATCCTCAACGGCCTGTCCAGCGCGCTGGACTTCGAGTCCGGCGGCGAGGTGGTGACCAATCTGGCGCGCTTGTACGACTACTGCGCCCACCGCTTGTACCAGGCCAGCGTCGAGCTCGACGCGGCGGCGCTGGACGAGGCGGAGAAGCTGCTGGTCACGCTCAAGGGCGGCTGGGTCGGCGTGCGGGACCAGAATGCCGCGGCCTGA
- a CDS encoding flagellar motor protein MotB, translating into MAGLKNKGEHDGAVIKKVSRRNAEEGHGGAWKVAFADFVLALMCLFLVLWVLAARDQENLQQLLTTSGGSPLLQGNGKQIDHMGNPPGTLIPRDPIPGQAGSQAASKSAVRDSDKRASEQPELPRRSYDSEADLRKLAAQLSEMSQKAGLSSNLQTVITPYGLRVTLHDTDQQGMFERGSAIVEPRFRSLLQQIGSMLGEIDNRLLVVGHTDAAQYHRAGGFAAMSNWSLSSNRAMAARLHMMQGGLAADSVLQVVGMAERAPLDKQHPLGAVNRRIELLVLTSGQAQAVVAMFGARGEGLANAPGVALALPNAEDLKTLRENTINMQ; encoded by the coding sequence ATGGCCGGCTTGAAGAACAAGGGCGAGCACGACGGCGCGGTGATCAAGAAGGTGTCCCGCCGCAACGCGGAAGAGGGGCATGGCGGCGCATGGAAAGTGGCGTTCGCCGACTTCGTGCTGGCGCTGATGTGTCTGTTCCTGGTGCTGTGGGTGCTGGCCGCGCGCGACCAGGAAAACCTGCAGCAATTGCTGACCACTTCCGGCGGCAGCCCGCTGCTGCAGGGCAACGGCAAACAGATCGATCACATGGGCAATCCGCCCGGCACGCTGATTCCGCGCGATCCGATACCCGGCCAGGCCGGCAGCCAGGCGGCCAGCAAGTCGGCGGTGCGGGACAGCGACAAGCGTGCCAGCGAGCAGCCGGAGCTGCCGCGCCGCAGCTACGACAGCGAAGCCGACCTGCGCAAGCTGGCCGCGCAGCTGTCCGAGATGAGCCAGAAGGCCGGCTTGTCCAGCAATCTGCAGACGGTGATCACGCCCTACGGCCTGCGCGTGACGTTGCACGACACCGACCAGCAAGGCATGTTCGAGCGCGGCAGCGCCATCGTCGAGCCCCGCTTCCGCAGCCTGCTGCAGCAGATCGGTTCCATGCTTGGCGAAATCGACAACCGCCTGCTAGTGGTGGGACATACCGATGCCGCGCAGTATCACAGGGCCGGCGGCTTCGCCGCGATGTCCAATTGGTCGCTGTCCAGCAACCGCGCGATGGCCGCCCGTCTGCACATGATGCAGGGCGGTCTGGCCGCCGATTCCGTGCTGCAGGTGGTGGGCATGGCGGAGCGGGCACCGCTGGACAAGCAGCATCCGCTGGGCGCGGTGAACCGCCGGATCGAGCTTTTGGTGCTGACTTCCGGCCAGGCTCAGGCGGTGGTGGCCATGTTCGGCGCGAGGGGGGAGGGGCTCGCCAATGCGCCAGGTGTTGCGTTAGCGCTACCAAATGCAGAGGACCTTAAAACCCTGCGAGAAAATACCATAAACATGCAGTAA
- the flgM gene encoding flagellar biosynthesis anti-sigma factor FlgM, with amino-acid sequence MAPRGIGPRGFLRAWFKFGGLGSPCIGITPIQSVGRQMQISSLSTWRGEKAASKTETAAATDAAPRAASPSAVAEAPLAASLRAMPEVDQSRVDEIRAALVRGEVRFDAQRLAGLIEQYHGGR; translated from the coding sequence GTGGCGCCGCGCGGCATCGGGCCGCGCGGCTTTTTGCGCGCGTGGTTTAAGTTTGGCGGCCTGGGGTCGCCTTGTATCGGTATCACACCCATACAGTCGGTAGGCAGACAGATGCAGATTTCCTCACTTTCCACCTGGCGCGGCGAAAAAGCGGCGAGCAAGACCGAAACCGCCGCAGCGACCGATGCCGCGCCGCGCGCGGCATCGCCATCGGCTGTCGCGGAGGCTCCGCTGGCGGCCTCCTTGCGGGCGATGCCGGAGGTCGACCAGTCCAGGGTGGACGAAATCCGCGCCGCGCTGGTGCGGGGCGAAGTGCGCTTCGACGCGCAGCGCCTGGCGGGCCTGATCGAGCAGTATCACGGCGGCCGTTGA
- the flgN gene encoding flagellar export chaperone FlgN encodes MDRKQLYRQLFATVGGDLSDYPRLSALLEQQFRAALAHDAAALERCAAEIAALCDKLERSRRERLSLVESLLPAGAERSMAEVLKVLPQALREQGEAHWQRLRALIADCRERNLRNGQLLQERRQLLQRVLEGESDVYAAQ; translated from the coding sequence ATGGACAGGAAGCAGCTTTATCGCCAGTTGTTCGCCACCGTGGGCGGCGACCTCTCCGATTATCCGCGGCTGAGCGCGCTGCTGGAGCAGCAGTTCCGCGCAGCGTTGGCGCATGACGCGGCCGCGCTCGAGCGCTGCGCGGCGGAGATCGCCGCTTTGTGCGACAAGCTGGAGCGCAGCCGCCGCGAGCGCCTGTCCTTGGTGGAGTCGCTGTTGCCTGCCGGCGCGGAGCGGTCGATGGCCGAGGTGTTGAAGGTTTTGCCGCAGGCCTTGCGCGAGCAGGGTGAGGCGCACTGGCAGCGCTTGCGCGCGCTGATCGCCGACTGCCGCGAGCGCAATCTGCGCAACGGCCAGCTGCTGCAGGAGCGCAGGCAGTTACTGCAGCGCGTGCTCGAGGGCGAAAGCGATGTTTACGCAGCGCAGTGA
- a CDS encoding FliA/WhiG family RNA polymerase sigma factor: MYAECYEQPPQAADEARHLAVYAPLVKRAARQLSSQAGGVFDREDMEQIGLMALLDCLRRYGGEPDERFAGFAMLRIRGAILDELRRLDWRPRSVRQEAHRVRDGLRELRRKLRREPTEAEALGLLGLDADAYRDALLAENAEAMASFDELVASGMELAAEGTPEARLERQSELARALTALNEREQQVIQLYYEFELSLKEIAAVLELTEARICQINKSALKKMQACLMAA, translated from the coding sequence ATGTACGCCGAGTGCTACGAGCAGCCGCCCCAAGCCGCCGACGAGGCGCGGCACCTGGCCGTCTATGCGCCGCTGGTCAAGCGCGCCGCGCGCCAGCTCTCCAGCCAGGCCGGCGGCGTGTTCGATCGCGAGGACATGGAGCAGATCGGCCTGATGGCCTTGCTCGATTGCCTGCGCCGCTATGGCGGCGAGCCGGACGAGCGCTTCGCCGGCTTCGCCATGCTGCGCATCCGCGGCGCGATCCTGGACGAGCTGCGGCGGCTGGACTGGCGCCCGCGCTCGGTGCGGCAGGAGGCGCACCGGGTGCGCGACGGCTTGCGCGAATTGCGGCGCAAGCTCAGGCGAGAGCCGACCGAGGCGGAGGCGCTGGGGCTGCTGGGGCTGGACGCCGACGCCTACCGCGATGCCCTGTTGGCGGAAAACGCCGAGGCGATGGCCAGCTTCGACGAGCTGGTGGCTTCGGGGATGGAGCTGGCGGCCGAAGGCACGCCCGAGGCGAGGCTGGAGCGGCAAAGCGAGCTGGCGCGCGCGCTGACCGCGCTCAACGAGCGCGAGCAGCAGGTGATCCAGCTGTATTACGAGTTCGAACTGAGTCTCAAGGAGATCGCGGCGGTGCTGGAGCTGACCGAGGCCCGCATCTGCCAGATCAACAAGAGCGCCCTGAAAAAGATGCAGGCCTGCCTGATGGCGGCCTGA
- the motA gene encoding flagellar motor stator protein MotA: protein MQQLFGILIVLVCVFGGFMLHGGVLSIIWQPTELLIICGAALGAVVLGNPPHVLKEMGGQIKRVVVRKKQGAEFQRQQLLLMYELLITASRGLKALDQHVEAPRQSPLFNRYPMVLENRKLLAFIVDNFRLMAMGKINAHELEGVLDQELDAIHEQLMQPSKSLHKIAEAMPGFGILAAVLGIVMAMNTVAQGASAGEIAASVAAAMVGTFIGIFFCYGVLDPLSNVMHQLVKEELSNFESVKVVLTTHVSGKPPLLAIDAGRRLVQLNTKPSFSQLESWINAMEGLG, encoded by the coding sequence ATGCAGCAATTGTTTGGCATTCTGATCGTGCTGGTTTGCGTATTCGGCGGCTTCATGCTGCACGGCGGCGTGCTGTCCATCATCTGGCAGCCCACCGAGCTGTTGATCATCTGCGGCGCGGCGCTGGGCGCGGTGGTGCTGGGCAACCCGCCGCACGTGCTGAAGGAAATGGGCGGCCAGATCAAGCGCGTGGTGGTGCGCAAGAAGCAGGGCGCGGAATTCCAGCGCCAGCAGCTGCTGCTGATGTACGAGCTGCTGATCACCGCCAGCCGCGGCCTGAAGGCGCTGGACCAGCACGTGGAGGCGCCGCGCCAGAGCCCGCTGTTCAACCGCTACCCCATGGTGCTGGAAAACCGCAAGTTGCTGGCCTTCATCGTCGACAACTTCCGGCTGATGGCGATGGGCAAGATCAACGCGCATGAGCTGGAGGGCGTGCTGGACCAGGAGCTGGACGCCATCCACGAACAGCTGATGCAGCCGTCCAAGTCGCTGCACAAGATCGCCGAGGCGATGCCGGGCTTCGGCATCCTGGCTGCGGTGCTGGGCATCGTGATGGCGATGAACACCGTCGCCCAGGGCGCCAGCGCCGGCGAGATCGCCGCCAGCGTCGCCGCCGCCATGGTCGGCACCTTCATCGGCATTTTCTTCTGCTACGGCGTGCTGGACCCGCTGTCCAACGTGATGCACCAGCTGGTCAAGGAAGAACTGTCGAATTTCGAATCGGTGAAAGTGGTGCTGACCACCCACGTGTCCGGCAAGCCGCCGCTGTTGGCGATCGACGCCGGCCGCCGCCTGGTGCAGCTGAACACCAAGCCCAGCTTCTCGCAGCTGGAGTCGTGGATCAATGCGATGGAAGGCTTGGGTTAA
- the fliH gene encoding flagellar assembly protein FliH — MKHWRPFRFPPLIDGAPLAPDAAAEVQASAADGFRQGMDAGYREGFDSGEAAGRDAGYQAGLEQGRAEGAAAARAETLAGLETLGAPLAAAIEQLNKLCRDYQAAQRDEVVDLVAKVARQVIRCELALKPVQILDLVEETLAALPQGAHSQGEVEVLLNPEECQRIRELAPERAAQWKLSADPSLAPGECRLRGAEFEADAGCQQRLERCVDSLREQLAAEEG; from the coding sequence GTGAAGCACTGGCGACCTTTCCGATTTCCGCCGCTGATAGACGGCGCGCCGCTGGCGCCCGACGCCGCGGCCGAGGTGCAAGCCTCCGCCGCGGACGGTTTCCGCCAGGGCATGGACGCCGGCTACCGCGAAGGTTTTGACAGCGGCGAGGCCGCCGGCCGCGACGCCGGCTATCAGGCAGGCCTCGAGCAGGGCCGCGCCGAAGGCGCCGCCGCCGCGCGCGCCGAGACGCTGGCCGGGCTGGAGACCCTGGGCGCGCCGCTGGCGGCGGCCATCGAACAATTGAACAAGCTGTGCCGCGACTACCAGGCCGCGCAGCGCGACGAGGTGGTGGACCTGGTGGCCAAGGTGGCGCGCCAGGTGATCCGCTGCGAGCTGGCGCTGAAACCGGTGCAAATCCTTGACCTGGTGGAGGAGACGCTGGCGGCGCTGCCGCAGGGCGCGCACAGCCAGGGCGAGGTGGAGGTGCTGCTCAATCCGGAGGAGTGCCAGCGCATCCGCGAGCTGGCGCCGGAACGCGCCGCGCAGTGGAAGCTGAGCGCCGATCCCTCGCTGGCGCCGGGCGAATGCCGGCTGCGCGGCGCCGAGTTCGAGGCCGACGCCGGCTGCCAGCAGCGGCTGGAGCGCTGCGTCGACAGCCTGCGCGAGCAGCTTGCGGCGGAAGAGGGCTAG
- a CDS encoding Crp/Fnr family transcriptional regulator: MLERALECSETVRLGKGESLYVEGDESDSVGLLVAGSMQLFVADEGGKKYILQMAMPGGMVGMESFVDGGCRSSNAVADEDCVLLMFSREVLKGLFDSEDGLPGCERVRGNIMCYLVSLVRHMTTLARNLALLDVYGRVRILINQMLIEQDGVLMLRKQLTQQEIADQIGSSREMVARILKELVYGHYIRLENRRIVVLKMLPENF; this comes from the coding sequence ATGCTGGAAAGGGCTCTGGAGTGTTCGGAAACGGTCCGTCTGGGCAAGGGCGAGTCTCTCTATGTCGAGGGGGATGAATCCGATTCCGTGGGCTTGCTGGTGGCGGGGTCCATGCAGCTGTTCGTCGCCGACGAGGGCGGCAAGAAGTACATATTGCAGATGGCCATGCCTGGCGGAATGGTTGGAATGGAGTCCTTCGTCGATGGCGGTTGCCGCAGCAGCAACGCGGTGGCAGACGAGGATTGCGTGTTGCTGATGTTTTCCCGGGAGGTGCTGAAAGGCCTGTTCGACAGCGAGGACGGCCTGCCCGGTTGCGAGCGGGTGCGCGGCAACATCATGTGCTACCTGGTTTCCCTGGTGCGCCATATGACCACGCTGGCGCGCAACCTGGCCCTGCTGGACGTTTACGGCCGGGTGCGCATCCTGATCAACCAGATGCTGATAGAGCAGGATGGCGTGCTGATGCTGCGCAAGCAGTTGACCCAGCAGGAGATTGCCGACCAGATCGGCTCATCGCGCGAGATGGTGGCGCGGATTCTGAAGGAGCTGGTCTACGGCCATTACATCCGCCTGGAAAATCGCCGCATCGTGGTGTTGAAGATGCTGCCCGAGAATTTCTGA
- a CDS encoding flagellar basal body-associated FliL family protein, with protein MNSRTLIVAVLVAIAVAGMGAGGWWYYRQAAHAEPAKPKPVDYRFVTLDKIIVMLKSESGGDARYMAVDLVFRSSAESEAKVKEQLPLLKSVAVRALSQLTRERANALNIDDFQKLLDRSYRATFARESREQPFTEVMVSKLIIE; from the coding sequence ATGAATAGCAGGACCCTGATCGTGGCCGTTCTGGTGGCCATTGCGGTGGCGGGCATGGGCGCAGGCGGCTGGTGGTATTACCGGCAGGCCGCGCATGCCGAGCCGGCCAAACCCAAGCCGGTCGACTACCGTTTCGTCACGCTGGACAAGATCATCGTGATGCTGAAGAGCGAGTCCGGCGGCGACGCGCGCTACATGGCGGTGGACCTGGTGTTCCGCAGCAGCGCCGAAAGCGAGGCCAAGGTGAAGGAGCAGTTGCCCCTGCTCAAGAGCGTGGCGGTGCGCGCGCTGTCGCAGCTGACCCGCGAGCGCGCCAACGCGCTGAACATCGACGACTTCCAGAAGCTGCTGGACCGTTCCTACCGCGCGACTTTCGCGCGCGAGTCGCGCGAGCAGCCGTTCACCGAGGTGATGGTCAGCAAGCTGATCATCGAGTAA